The DNA sequence TGGGAATTGAATAAATATTGCTCCTGGGTCCATAGTGCTGACAAAAACACATTTGAgagagaaaagtgaaaaataaaagcacagtttatatgtttttagtattatatatataatgctaTTCTTATATACCTTTCTAGTGTTTAAGAACAGAGATTCATTGGAGGATCTTCCACTTCTGCCATAAGAGAAGCTGTTTAATCCTCCTAACTGCACCATCTCCGAGATTGCCCTTTAATTTTAGGTATATACAGTGAACATTTAATTACTACTGAATTTTCTTCAAGTACATATAAATATTGAAGCAAGAAAACGAAGAACAATTTGAATTACTCTAGGCCAGTGGAAAGTTGAGAATGCGGTTTCTGCAAATTCGGATAACTGGTCCACTGAGTCCTCGGAAAGTAAGGTGCTGCTGCACCATTTGCACCAACCAGTTGGTTCTGAATGACAACAATCAGAAAGAAGTatcttataaaattgatttcatatgcaaagataacattttttactGACTTTTCGTATCAGtgtacaaaaaattaattatgatatcaaataaaaaagaaaaagtatcccTTTTACGATAATTATTAccaaaaatataacatatcacACGTGTATAGGATGGTAGCTTAGGATATGATTCATACTTGAGTTGAGGAGAGTTTAAGAGTTGAAGAAGAGTCTCCTCCATGCAGGTGTGGTGTAAGGTTTGATGTTGGATGGTAATTACCATTGATCAAACTAGTTACAGTGCCTTCAGCAGCAGTTGGTGAAGCAATTGGAAAGAAACTTCCATAGTTTGTTCCCGTTTCCACATTCCCAAGCCTGAATTTAATTTCAATGCTAAACTCATTAAATTTACTCACTGATATAACATGATTGtgtcaaataaaaattgatatggAAACCCTTGAAACTTTGtgtaaattttagttaaagaaGCTAAGCATAATAACTCACTGATGAAAGAGTTCAGGTTGAAGAGAGTTTTGAGAGACAGGAAACACACTCTCTTGGGCTTGCAAATCCCTCTCTAATTCTCCCTGCTTGTTTTGATCgaaaagtaaattattaaactaacaacaacaacatcgtAATAAGAGTATGCATGTGTTGGAAATACTCACAACAAAAGAAGGAAAACTCTGGGGTATTGCTGCTGACAAAGATCTTTCTTGTTGTTGGTTTAGaccattattattaataaaggGCTCACCAAGATCAAATTCAAGCATAGGTCTCGACctgaaattcatttttatcaacTATAGTTACCATCAACTACAACATACTTTAAAGAAGAAGCAGACTTTGACATGAAAGTAAATTTTATACGTGATTCGATAATAAATAATACGATAGGttcagaaaataataaatctagttaaatcactttttaaatgattttgatatgatattaaaaagtatatttcaaGTTCAActcaattatataaaaattgtatataaaaacttgcatcaatttatataaatttgtatcATTAATCGATGTAAATTTGTATTGTTAATGGATGTGTGTAAGATCTCTAACCacatatattttgtttgcatCATTATGAATACCTTTTATTGGAAGATGAACTAAGATGAGTAGAGTTTGAGACAATTTCATCAAAGTCAAGACCACTAGTTCCACCATTGGAGGTTGTTATTCCAGCTGTTTGTCCTTGATCCACCCGCAGCTCCTATCAAAGTAAAACGTTTAAGATTTTATTTCTTGCATGTATAATTTCATATGCATATCAATGAATTTTAACTAACTAAATTTTACGTGAAATTAGTGACTAAAATGTAAAACTAATCAATCTAGCAGTTTAACCATTTAGTGAAGAAGATAATACCTCACGCGCACAAGTTTCTTCGTTTGACATAATGAGCTGAAACGGCTGAAAATTCCTAAAACATATATACATGCAGaaatcattatatataaattgtaataattcactatcaaattttcaaatgcATAAAGATTATAAATTAACAGTATTTAGCAGTATTTGATAAGGATACTTCTTCTCAGACATAAAATATACACGAAGAGAGACAACAAttcaaagagaaaaaagaaagtttggATGACCTTATATCAGAGAAAATCTTTTAACTGAGGGAGAAAGTTTCTTTACCTGCatcaattaagaaaaacaaaaatcagtttggaagaatatatatatgaaatagcTGCTATAGCTAGCTTGTTACTGCTGGAGACACTACAACTAAGGAAAAAATTAACACAGAGGTTATTAGAACACTATCGACATCATTCATCAATCGAAACTATAGAAAAATCAGAGATGATCACCTTGTGTACGAAAAATGATAGTTCTTTTACTCACTATTCTTTGATGTCAATCTTATATAAGAAACAACATGAACATGTTAAACTATTAAGGAAagtgatgaaaataaattaatgtagTGTAGTcacatttttttgttaattaaatgCAGGTATGCAAgtataaaaaggaaatgaaaaagaaaaatagtaaaacagtCATTTATTACCATCTTcaggttattaaattaatttgagttcaaatattcaatataatcATCATCGTTTACCATTTTCgggttattaaattaaattgaggttgattccaaaaccaaaaacataaaatcatttGACAGACACATCAGTATTTCCTATTATACATACTAGGAATGTATTTAGTGAGAATATGAGacattaaaagaattaatatttgacataaaaattgataaaaccaAGGTTCATTTTatggatatttaaaaaaactgtcaaatgtttttatttttcatattcacTCAATAagttataatagaaaaattaactGCAAGGTTTACAATGTATttgttctataattttttttttctgtgtatTTGCTACTAAGTAATACTTAAGGTGCGACTCAATTGAGATTTGATTTTCCTGATAAAATGCACTTATAATCATTAGTTATAAAgttaatgattaaaattataattaatgatataattttccatatatttaattttatcaagtttttttaaatattaacttttctAAAGTACACCTTACCTTTTAAACTGCCTTATCCAATTTAAAAAGGAGAAATCCGATCAgttttatcttaattattaattttttgtacaaataattaatgttagCACATatgttgtaaaatataaatgtgcattttgcatttttttatctttagttattttCCATTTAGGTGTACCAATATTCCTAATTTGTAAACATAATCATATAGAGCTTATATTGTGAGCAAATGATGGTGTTCAAAGTCAAATCATTTCTTCAAAGTGGATTAGGGTTGAACATTGTTCAACAAATTGTCTAAAGTCAAAAGTTGAAAGTCGATTGTTCTATTTTCATAGATAAAATGAAAAGGGTTGACCGGATCTTCTTTCTGCCTTCCTTTCCATGTATCATTTTGATCTTATTTTGCACCTTGCAAACATATAATGAAACATTACCACCTATGTGAAACATTAGTCTCATCCTCAAGCATAGATGAGAGTAGAAacatatttatgtataattttgaaataaaaaacataattgattctttttaaaacacagactttaaatttaatttaattttgtaaaattgatttGTTACATAAGATTTGCAACTATTTATATACTGTAAATTTGTCTTATATCTAATTGATGTAAGATTTCTAACACACCTATAATGTTGAGCAGTGTACATCGTTGAACAAGCAAGGCGAGCATGTCCCTCCCCTCCCTTCCCCTACCCTCCCCccaatttttttgaaatcttaaaaattaaatatgtaatatatacgTTAAATTAGGTATCTATTTTTACTCATTTctgatattttcttttcaatttttgaagaaaaaagatataactctctcttgtcttacttgatcgtgaaatattagtttgataattaatttttttttatttcacgagcctttttatatatttggtttttatgaatatagaaggaAAATTTATGTATTATGTGTCTTTTCATAACCGATAtttaatgaagaataaaataatacactattcatttttcaaaagtgataaaagaaaagttgtCCATGGAGATGAAAACAAGAGATTCAACTTCTTCACTATTTTGAAGCATGATTCAACTTGTTCAATTAGAGGAGCTCTTTCTTAaggttcaaatatatatatcaagTATAAGACTAGATACCATCAAATAACAAATCTTGCTAATTAAAGTCATGTTAAACCTATTATATGTTTGttggatttattattttactcgTCATTGGACTTTTATCAAGCCACCATAGTTATCTTGCTCATACTTGAGATGTTTAACACATGTCTCAACATGAAGAGATGTGTTAAAAATCTTACATCGCCTATGGATAAAGTTGGATTAACGTAAATCTCATCCCACAAACTAATTTTGTAATATGAATTAGACTTAACACATATTTATTAAGAATTCCCTATTGTTTAGGTTGCCTCcgattatcaatatttttttttcatgtgtttttttAACATAACTTCATCCTTGACAATAACTATTGATCtatatattaaattacaatttttatgtCCCATTTAAGATTTCGACAAGTTGCTCtcacaattttcaattttttttacaagattTACTATAgatttctttaaatttagtttgcattcattcatttattttttatattttaaataagggttaaatatattttttatctcttaacttctagtgaaaattaaaattagtttctcttctaaactttgaaccaattttgtTCCAGTACCAACAAGTCCCATATCGTTTAGGAGTCGAGGTGAAACGCAGTTTATATACTCTTTCCTGCCCTTAAAGGCGCATTTTAAGGATAAAGTCGTGACGAAACTCCACGTTACAAAATAGACAATACTTCAGAAAATACTATCATTAAACGTGTTTAAAAGATAAACTTAACAACATTTGTCTTAAAAAGactataaacatatttaaccttttaaataattagttattttaataaatatattacattcTAAGGCTCAATcagataaataatttaatttgtttaaaatttttagactaaagtgaaaaaaatataagttatagCCTTCTtccatattaattattaatatgcCTTCTTCTATTTATTAACTACccactttcaattttttttttcatattttcgttCAATATCTTTCTTTAATCTAAATAAggatatctttatttaattaaagaaaaaaattatttatttaattaaagaaaatctGGGATCGCACCTGAAAAGTTATTGTCAAAAACTGAAATTCAGTTTGATAACAAAGGACGTAGGAACCCATCCAAGAAAAACAAAGCGGtggaaaattttatataaaataagaaggaaaaaataatataagttaaaattaatttacatataaatttaaaaatcaaaataagtaaaagaaCTTTTTTCATAGAATGGACCTTTTTCTAcatgaactatttttttttattttgaaaatattaaatgaaaaagcTTGTCCATATCAAGGATggaatgaatttaatttatacaaaaattttcttctaaaaaaataattcgaACAGGTTTATAACATAAaggttaaaaatatgaaattaaaacaaataagaaaaatgaccACAAATAAGTTAAAGAAAAAACCTCTTAGAAccaaaatacaattatttaaatgaaaatctTTCGTACAAAGACGATAAATCTAAAATTTGAATATCTCTAAATCAGATTAGATGCATGGATAACAATTTGGGACGAGTTAGGTGGATTGGCTCGTAGGTCTGTAGAAAGAAACGCAGGACGGGTTAGGATATTGAACCTGTTGGCCTGTATAGGCCCGTAGTTCGCATGGACTAAAGAAGGGACGGGGTAGGGTGGGCTGACATGTTGGTCCGTTTACAAACTTAAATATTCTCTTTTATCAATTCTCACACCATTCATGATGTTGTTTttgtaagtttatttatttatttattattattattatatataatcatttatataatataatgattttagttctcgtatatgaaatatctttttatgtatttttaagttaaaaaatttgtaCATATCTTGTAATATAACATGTTGCTATTGTACTTTAGctatcattttcattattattgtttcttgTCATTGATTAGTTAGACTAATCAGAATTATTTTGAtaagaaatgaatataaattactatggtaaaataaaaaagattttatttttgttcatcataataagtttttatttcgCTCATCAAAAATGCGAACTAGCCCACAGGCTCGCGGATCAATTCGCGGGTCAAGATCGACCAGGAAAGTGAACTCGATTTTGAACTGCGGGGTGGACCAACCTGACTTTCACTTAGCGAGTAAACGAGAGTCAGGACAAAATGGGCCGGACTGATCCGTTTTGCGATCCCTAATTAAATGACATAATCCAACATTTAAAACTCTAtatcttaaataaaattttagattttaataataaaatatttatttattcatttaaaatatatatatatttgtagtagttgaataaaacattaattaaaatataaatcttactaaattcttgtatcaaaataaaaatataaaaactataaaacatacaataaaaatataaaaactataaaagaaattttactAGTCTCTTACTTCAAAATAAGCTcatgttaattattattacagATTTTAACATCTTAGCTATACAGTGAATATGAaacttgattgaaaaaaaaaatattaaagtcagAACGAATCAATATCCataaaatataaggaccaaaattaatctaaataaaaataaaacattaaatcaattatattattttttataaataaaaatcaaattaattaaataaaaaagattataaattgatattagaAATTATGACTCTTACTTCATaataaagaatttataaaatgatataaaaaattatgtaggACCGTGATCCTAAAAACAATTAGGGTTAAAACAGTGTGTATATAATAAGGTTACCTAGATAATCCTAAAAAAATCCTTCATTTCAACGAACTCGTTTAAATTGATAACACTTCTCACCAAAGAAATCCATAAATAGTTTGGGTGTCACAAAAGAATTGAACAGTAATATTAGTTCAAACAATTAAAAGGTATGATTTTCATATAACCAAACAATAAtggtaaatataaaattatcaagaAATACCTTTTTCTAAATACTgcactaaaaaaatcaaatagaaaTTTTTAGATGATATAAAAGTATACAATACTAGGAATACGTTAATTTTGTACTTGTGGAATATCTTAGATTTTAATACCTTATAGACCTGTGTTATTTCAATACATCCATTCTGTTATGAGATGATTAATCATTGGAGTTTGAATCCTTCGATCAATGaagtatataaaaattttatttctactaTAACAACAATTTATAAATGAAGAACAGGTTGATTGAAATAAGTAGAAAACAATACACAAATGTGTCACATTCTAAGTCATATTGGACTTAATTCCAAGGATGGACATAAGGAATTGGAGTTTCTCCTTGATTTCTAAGGGGTGGATGGAGTTCTCATTCAGAGATGTTGGAGGCTCAACTCCAGTGAACATGTAAAGAGCCTTCAATTCATCTGCACATGATGCTTCCTTTCTACCTTCATATCCTACTATCTTCCTTATCACATTAATCTCTTTCCACATCTTCTCATCATCCAATGCTACCTGCAAAAGCTTCAGTAAACACTCCCATAATAATCAAATATGttgaaataaacttttaatCATACACTGGGTGAATTATTTCCACATAGAATGCAATAAATTAGGCATTGACCTCTTCAGAAGAACAGATAATGTTTTCTTCAGAGGAGCATTCAGATGGCCAAGACTCTTGTTCAACAGACGAAACAACAACCTCCATAGAATCTGTGCGCCTGCCAATAATTGAACATTCTGCAACCATGCAAATTAATTCAGATATCAGGGCTCAAAGCAAAGTTAGTCCTCTACACACTGTAAATGGCAGACATATTCTATGGTCCAAACCTTCATGCAAATCAATTGTGTATGCGTTCTCATCAGGGTCTATCTGCTTTCCATCAAACAGATCATTAGCAATTTCTCTAGCTTCTGCGTCTTCCAAGTACATCCTTTCATTTAATTCATGCATCTGAGATTCTTGATTTTCAGAGTCCTGAGAAGAGTTCTCATCCATTGGAATGTTATAAACCAGTGCTTCTGTTGGTAAACCTTCAACTGGTTCAGCTGGAATCAGTAGTTCAGAAGGTTCAGCCAACTTCCTTGAATCATTTGTAGTGTCAGATTCTTTtccttctaacatggtatccaTACTTTCATCTATTCTTAAATGAAGCATCATTTCTTCCTTTCTCAAGTCTTCTTCAGTTCCCCCAATGGTAC is a window from the Vigna unguiculata cultivar IT97K-499-35 chromosome 7, ASM411807v1, whole genome shotgun sequence genome containing:
- the LOC114190664 gene encoding uncharacterized protein LOC114190664 isoform X1, with the translated sequence MEFEEAEDEEWDTRKYSSKNNAANGCMMRWVLVGKKILVAGFIASATAVVVPPLAVASAIGIAVSMPYAVFLASYVCTQNLMSKLLPRPTLQDPPLLKEMCFQQGGSDGMQIYREEQALVDELKRDIEMDGFRCMKNGGNVTFEENNGVQVQPFSEDYEEFKTPFEVTSVVLQESQDQPMEGDIEEAELQRETKGLLENIRDEGRTDMTRERGEYAEGICGGANERDQKIGSVEDRKEALVEAPSTIGGTEEDLRKEEMMLHLRIDESMDTMLEGKESDTTNDSRKLAEPSELLIPAEPVEGLPTEALVYNIPMDENSSQDSENQESQMHELNERMYLEDAEAREIANDLFDGKQIDPDENAYTIDLHEECSIIGRRTDSMEVVVSSVEQESWPSECSSEENIICSSEELLQVALDDEKMWKEINVIRKIVGYEGRKEASCADELKALYMFTGVEPPTSLNENSIHPLEIKEKLQFLMSILGIKSNMT